Proteins encoded together in one Lysinibacter cavernae window:
- a CDS encoding TetR/AcrR family transcriptional regulator: MEQAVGTRDLLLAAASNLLTERGPDSVTLRQVGAAVGVSRTAPYRHFRDKDDLLSAVAAENLLRFEAEMRLGAEDTAAGGTPVYRAFLAYVAVACERPAHYRLIFGDFQINNPSEAQQAAAAACVNYLYELVEQGQRDGTLVLGDVRELTSLLWATLHGLVDLTLSRHLREPLTVEGLTSMPGLILTMLNAFAPPAS, encoded by the coding sequence ATGGAACAGGCAGTCGGAACCCGCGATTTGCTGCTCGCCGCCGCGAGCAATTTGCTTACCGAACGAGGGCCTGACTCCGTCACGCTTCGCCAGGTTGGTGCCGCGGTTGGCGTTTCCCGAACCGCTCCGTATCGGCATTTTCGCGACAAAGACGACCTGCTCAGCGCCGTTGCAGCCGAGAATCTCTTGCGATTCGAGGCAGAGATGCGCCTCGGCGCCGAGGATACTGCCGCAGGCGGGACGCCGGTCTACCGGGCATTCCTTGCGTATGTCGCGGTCGCTTGTGAACGACCAGCCCACTATCGCCTGATTTTTGGCGACTTTCAGATCAATAATCCCAGCGAGGCGCAGCAGGCGGCGGCCGCCGCCTGCGTGAATTACCTCTACGAACTTGTTGAACAGGGACAGCGCGACGGCACCCTCGTGCTCGGAGACGTTCGTGAGTTGACGAGCCTGCTCTGGGCGACGCTCCACGGCCTTGTTGACCTGACCCTGTCTCGACACCTGCGTGAGCCGCTCACGGTTGAGGGCCTCACCTCCATGCCTGGACTCATCTTGACGATGTTGAACGCGTTCGCTCCGCCCGCATCCTGA
- the truB gene encoding tRNA pseudouridine(55) synthase TruB, which produces MAPTGILLVDKPGGFTSHDVVARSRKLLQTRKVGHAGTLDPMATGLLVLGVGSSTRLLTFLVGADKEYVATIRLGQSTVTDDREGDRIAAAAEAQVRAIPAERIREGVAKLTGDILQRPSSVSAIKVDGKRSYDRVRSGEDVELPSRPVTVSEFVVTDIREATTDDGLAALDLEVRVVCSSGTYIRALARDLGDDLGVGGHLTALRRTRVGPFRVSDAVQLDAENYAGALHPAADVAADLFPTAQLDADQTLALEQGKRVKLPTTPDAPIVAALAPDGRLIGLVRVKKSETKVVVNFPVVQS; this is translated from the coding sequence ATCGCTCCAACCGGCATCCTGCTCGTTGATAAGCCTGGCGGATTCACCAGTCACGACGTCGTTGCCAGAAGCCGCAAACTGCTGCAGACCCGCAAGGTTGGCCACGCCGGAACACTCGATCCGATGGCAACGGGACTCCTCGTGCTTGGAGTTGGCAGTTCGACGCGGCTGCTCACCTTCTTGGTTGGTGCAGACAAAGAGTATGTTGCGACCATCCGCCTTGGTCAGTCAACCGTGACTGACGATCGCGAAGGTGACCGGATCGCTGCCGCTGCCGAGGCGCAGGTGCGGGCCATCCCGGCCGAACGCATCCGTGAGGGAGTCGCGAAGCTCACCGGCGACATCCTGCAGCGGCCCAGCTCGGTCAGCGCCATCAAGGTTGATGGCAAACGCTCGTACGACAGGGTTCGCTCGGGAGAGGATGTTGAGCTTCCCTCGCGCCCCGTGACGGTCAGCGAGTTTGTGGTGACTGATATTCGGGAGGCAACGACCGACGACGGTCTGGCAGCGCTTGACCTTGAGGTTCGCGTTGTGTGCTCGTCAGGAACCTACATTCGCGCGCTTGCCAGAGACCTTGGTGACGATCTTGGCGTTGGCGGGCACCTTACAGCGCTGCGTCGCACGAGGGTCGGTCCGTTCCGCGTGAGCGACGCCGTGCAGCTTGACGCCGAGAATTACGCTGGCGCGCTGCATCCCGCCGCCGATGTTGCCGCCGATCTTTTCCCAACCGCCCAGCTGGATGCCGACCAGACGCTCGCCCTCGAACAGGGCAAACGCGTCAAGCTTCCCACAACGCCAGACGCCCCTATCGTGGCCGCCCTTGCCCCAGACGGGCGACTGATCGGGCTTGTGCGGGTCAAAAAATCTGAGACGAAGGTCGTTGTGAATTTCCCTGTGGTGCAGTCATGA
- a CDS encoding aspartate ammonia-lyase → MNNSPSAIRVEHDSLGSMEIPADAYWGIHTARAHENFPIAKRPISVYPEFIRAYACVKQAAARANAEIGVISQEKANLIDQACEDVKNGMLHDQFVVGVVQGGAGTSSNMNVNEVITNRALEIAGHPRGDYAFLNPIDHTNRSQSTNDTYPTAIKIALAFSLRNLSDEIDLLRNSFLVKSVEFSQILKIGRTQMQDAVPMTLGQEFHGFATTIAEDIERLDDAKALLREINMGATAIGTGITAPLGYKETVLRHLNEITGLNLVTASDLVESTSDTGAFVTFSGALKRSAIKLSKICNDLRLLSSGPQAGFGEINLPPRQAGSSIMPGKVNPVIPEAVSQVAYSIVGADVTVTMAAEAGQLQLNAFEPIIAHSLLQSITWLERACYTLRINCIDGITANEDRLADMVARSVVVITALTPYIGYQEAATLAHTALAANANVADLVVESGLLTREEVTRIFEPDRLSGVAPATSSIAIIRANQ, encoded by the coding sequence ATGAATAATTCGCCGTCCGCCATTCGTGTAGAACATGACTCCCTCGGGTCGATGGAGATTCCCGCCGACGCCTACTGGGGCATCCACACGGCGCGGGCCCACGAGAACTTTCCGATCGCAAAACGCCCCATCTCGGTCTACCCCGAGTTCATCCGCGCCTACGCGTGCGTGAAGCAGGCTGCGGCACGGGCCAACGCCGAAATCGGCGTCATCAGCCAAGAAAAAGCAAACCTCATCGATCAGGCCTGTGAGGATGTCAAGAACGGCATGCTGCACGACCAGTTTGTGGTTGGCGTTGTGCAGGGAGGCGCGGGAACCTCAAGCAACATGAACGTCAACGAGGTCATCACCAACCGGGCGCTTGAGATCGCGGGCCACCCCCGCGGAGACTACGCCTTCCTCAACCCGATCGACCACACCAACCGCAGCCAGAGCACCAACGACACGTACCCAACCGCGATCAAGATTGCGCTCGCGTTTTCGCTTCGCAACCTGTCGGACGAGATCGATCTGCTCCGCAACTCCTTCCTCGTAAAGTCGGTCGAGTTCTCGCAGATTTTGAAGATCGGCCGCACGCAGATGCAGGACGCGGTTCCCATGACTCTCGGCCAAGAGTTCCACGGCTTTGCCACCACCATCGCTGAGGACATCGAGCGCCTCGACGACGCAAAGGCGCTGCTGCGCGAGATCAACATGGGTGCAACGGCCATCGGAACGGGCATCACTGCCCCACTCGGCTACAAAGAGACCGTGCTCCGCCACCTCAACGAGATCACGGGCCTCAATCTGGTGACGGCATCCGACCTTGTGGAGTCAACGAGCGACACGGGAGCGTTTGTGACGTTCTCGGGCGCACTCAAGCGCAGCGCCATCAAGCTCAGCAAGATTTGCAACGACCTCCGCCTCCTCTCGTCCGGCCCACAGGCAGGATTTGGTGAGATTAACCTTCCGCCACGCCAGGCCGGCTCAAGCATCATGCCGGGCAAGGTGAACCCGGTGATCCCAGAGGCCGTCAGTCAGGTCGCGTACTCCATCGTGGGTGCGGATGTTACCGTCACCATGGCCGCAGAGGCCGGACAGCTCCAGCTCAACGCGTTTGAGCCGATCATCGCCCATTCACTGCTGCAGTCGATCACGTGGCTTGAGCGTGCCTGCTACACGCTGCGTATCAACTGCATCGACGGCATCACGGCCAACGAGGATCGCCTCGCCGACATGGTTGCTCGCTCGGTTGTTGTGATCACCGCGCTGACCCCGTACATCGGGTACCAGGAAGCCGCGACGCTCGCGCACACGGCCCTTGCCGCCAACGCAAACGTCGCAGACCTCGTGGTCGAGAGCGGGCTGCTCACACGCGAAGAGGTTACGCGCATTTTTGAGCCCGACCGCCTGTCTGGCGTGGCACCGGCCACCTCGTCGATCGCGATCATCCGCGCCAACCAGTAG
- a CDS encoding LLM class flavin-dependent oxidoreductase produces the protein MKLSVLDLVPVRGGQSTSQALAATVSLAQTADSLGFERFWLAEHHNMSAVASTNPPVLIAMVAAQTERIRVGSGGVMLPNHSSLIIAEQFALLEAANPGRIDLGIGRAPGSDPVITAFLSQSGPTTSVDRFPRQIMEVLTMMSPEGTRVRLSSGPDYELRATPAATSAPTPWLLGSSDYSAQLAGEMGLPYVFANHFAGAGQARALELYRSMFTPSEYLDAPKTFVIVNASVAETVEEARRAALPQLLQFARLRLGKKLGPVSVIDDIIESALSDEERVLIEKLTESWIIDEPAAAWKRIQAFADEQGADEVMISPNSGAYLADPLDHTPSRERTLRLLAEQARD, from the coding sequence GTGAAATTATCTGTTCTTGATCTTGTACCCGTCCGTGGTGGCCAGTCGACGTCGCAGGCACTTGCCGCGACCGTATCCCTGGCCCAAACGGCAGATTCGCTCGGCTTTGAGCGTTTCTGGCTTGCCGAACACCACAACATGTCGGCGGTAGCCTCAACGAACCCGCCGGTGCTCATCGCCATGGTTGCGGCGCAGACCGAGCGCATCCGCGTCGGGTCTGGCGGCGTCATGCTGCCAAACCATTCGTCGCTGATCATCGCTGAGCAGTTTGCCCTGCTCGAGGCCGCAAACCCCGGCAGAATTGACCTTGGCATCGGTCGTGCGCCGGGCAGCGACCCCGTGATTACTGCGTTCCTGAGCCAGAGCGGGCCGACCACAAGCGTCGACCGGTTCCCCCGCCAGATTATGGAAGTGCTCACGATGATGAGCCCTGAGGGAACTCGGGTTCGGCTTTCGAGTGGCCCTGATTACGAACTGCGCGCCACTCCGGCCGCGACGTCGGCTCCTACGCCCTGGTTGCTTGGCTCGTCTGACTACTCGGCGCAGCTTGCGGGAGAGATGGGTCTGCCCTACGTTTTTGCGAATCACTTCGCTGGTGCCGGCCAGGCGCGCGCCCTTGAGCTGTATCGCTCGATGTTCACTCCCTCTGAGTATCTGGATGCCCCGAAAACGTTTGTGATTGTCAACGCCTCCGTCGCAGAGACGGTTGAGGAGGCCCGTCGCGCCGCCCTGCCGCAGCTCCTACAGTTTGCTCGACTGCGGCTTGGCAAGAAGCTTGGGCCGGTGTCCGTTATTGACGACATTATTGAGTCGGCGCTGAGCGATGAGGAGCGTGTGCTCATCGAAAAACTGACCGAATCGTGGATTATCGACGAGCCGGCCGCCGCTTGGAAGCGCATTCAGGCGTTTGCCGACGAACAGGGCGCCGATGAAGTGATGATCTCGCCAAACTCAGGCGCGTACCTCGCGGATCCGCTCGACCACACACCGTCGC
- the gdhA gene encoding NADP-specific glutamate dehydrogenase gives MFIEVSDLSPLVLPIFENNLRRNAGEPEFHQAMREVFESVSLAVAKHPKYADNSILERICEPERQIIFRVPWVDDNGRTQINRGFRVQFNSALGPYKGGLRFHPSVTLGTIKFLGFEQIFKNSLTGMPIGGGKGGSDFDPKGKSDAEIMRFCQSFMTELAGHIGEYTDVPAGDIGVGQREIGYLFGQYKRITNRYESGVLTGKGLGWGGSLVRTEATGYGTVFFVDEMLKSTGQTFEGKKVIVSGSGNVALFAMEKVAQLGGTVVACSDSNGVVYDRDGLDVELLTHVKNVERGRLSDYAKVRGTQSEYRDGGRVWDVASDTKIEVALPCATQNELGDDDARTLINSGLIAVGEGANMPSTPDAIREFQRAGILFAPGKAANAGGVATSALEMQQNASRDSWSFEYTEERLAKIMRSIHDRCAETADEYGRPGDYVLGANIAGFTRVADAMIALGVI, from the coding sequence ATGTTTATCGAAGTGTCAGATCTTTCCCCGCTTGTTCTCCCCATTTTTGAAAACAACCTTCGCCGCAACGCTGGAGAGCCCGAGTTTCACCAGGCTATGCGCGAGGTCTTCGAGTCGGTTTCCCTGGCCGTTGCCAAGCACCCCAAGTACGCAGACAACTCAATTCTCGAGCGTATTTGCGAGCCAGAACGCCAGATCATCTTCCGGGTGCCGTGGGTAGACGATAACGGACGCACACAGATCAACCGCGGATTCCGTGTGCAGTTCAACTCGGCCCTTGGGCCCTACAAGGGCGGCCTGCGATTCCACCCGTCCGTGACCCTCGGAACGATTAAGTTTCTTGGCTTCGAACAGATCTTCAAGAACTCCCTCACCGGTATGCCAATTGGCGGCGGTAAGGGCGGCAGCGACTTTGACCCGAAGGGGAAGTCTGACGCCGAAATCATGCGTTTCTGCCAGTCATTTATGACCGAACTCGCGGGCCACATTGGCGAGTACACCGACGTTCCTGCCGGTGACATCGGCGTTGGCCAGCGCGAAATCGGCTACCTTTTTGGGCAGTACAAGCGCATCACCAACCGCTACGAGTCTGGCGTGCTCACCGGAAAGGGCCTCGGCTGGGGCGGCTCGCTCGTTCGTACAGAGGCAACCGGCTACGGCACCGTCTTCTTTGTTGACGAGATGCTGAAGTCAACGGGCCAGACGTTTGAGGGCAAGAAGGTTATCGTCTCCGGTTCAGGAAACGTCGCCCTCTTCGCCATGGAAAAAGTTGCGCAGCTTGGCGGAACGGTTGTTGCCTGCAGCGACTCCAACGGCGTCGTCTACGACCGCGACGGTCTCGATGTTGAGCTGCTCACCCACGTCAAGAACGTCGAGCGCGGGCGCCTGTCTGACTACGCAAAGGTTCGCGGCACTCAGAGCGAATACCGCGACGGTGGACGCGTCTGGGATGTTGCTTCAGACACCAAGATCGAGGTTGCGCTGCCGTGTGCCACGCAGAACGAGCTTGGCGATGACGACGCTCGCACGCTCATCAACTCTGGCCTGATCGCCGTTGGCGAGGGCGCAAACATGCCCTCAACGCCTGACGCGATTCGCGAGTTCCAGCGCGCCGGCATCCTCTTTGCTCCTGGCAAGGCAGCAAACGCCGGTGGTGTTGCGACCTCGGCACTTGAGATGCAGCAGAACGCTTCGCGCGATTCTTGGTCGTTTGAATACACCGAAGAACGTCTTGCAAAGATCATGCGCTCGATCCACGATCGCTGCGCTGAGACCGCAGACGAGTATGGCCGCCCCGGCGACTACGTGCTCGGCGCCAACATCGCAGGATTCACCCGTGTTGCCGACGCGATGATCGCCCTCGGCGTGATCTAA
- a CDS encoding FKBP-type peptidyl-prolyl cis-trans isomerase has product MTESSREKPEIDFPEGEAPTTLEITDIIVGDGAEATAGSTVDVHYLGVEFESGEEFDSSWSRGESINFPLRSLIAGWQVGIPGMKVGGRRKLVVPPAQAYGAGGSGHPLAGKTLIFVIDLLGVS; this is encoded by the coding sequence ATGACTGAATCATCACGCGAAAAGCCAGAAATCGACTTTCCCGAAGGCGAAGCGCCTACCACCCTCGAAATCACCGACATCATTGTTGGCGACGGGGCAGAAGCAACCGCTGGTTCGACCGTTGACGTGCACTACCTTGGCGTAGAGTTCGAATCCGGCGAAGAGTTCGACTCTTCATGGAGCCGCGGCGAATCCATCAACTTCCCGCTGCGCAGCCTCATCGCTGGGTGGCAGGTTGGCATCCCCGGCATGAAGGTCGGCGGCCGTCGCAAGCTCGTCGTTCCTCCGGCACAGGCCTACGGCGCAGGCGGATCAGGTCACCCGCTCGCCGGCAAAACCCTCATCTTTGTGATTGACCTGCTTGGCGTGAGCTAA
- a CDS encoding fumarylacetoacetate hydrolase family protein, with product MRFAHLGETESANTRLAVVVNDEAAFVDDLIADAPRDLQELISRGPEVRKALIAEIGTALEAGASTQPVADLHFGSAVQRPPIILAVGLNYSEHASELSLDNNSEPVLFALFPNSLTGHKRTVELPTRLSEEVDYEAELGVIIGTEAKNVSVEDALDYVFGYTVVNDITARNLQFQEPQWCRCKSFDGFTPTGPVVVTSDEIPDPQQTWIRTVVNGVTVQDSSASNMIRSVAQLVSSLSQETTLKPGTLISTGSPGGAGRSRKPPLYLGDGTVVTVSVDAIGELTSHCVAI from the coding sequence GTGAGATTTGCGCATTTGGGAGAAACAGAATCAGCCAATACCCGCTTGGCAGTTGTAGTAAACGACGAAGCGGCTTTTGTCGACGACCTCATTGCCGACGCCCCTCGAGATCTGCAGGAGCTCATCTCCCGCGGCCCAGAGGTGCGCAAAGCCCTGATCGCCGAGATCGGCACGGCCCTTGAGGCAGGCGCATCCACCCAGCCGGTTGCCGACCTGCACTTTGGCTCAGCGGTTCAGCGCCCGCCGATCATCCTCGCCGTTGGCCTCAACTACTCTGAGCACGCGAGCGAGCTCAGCCTCGACAACAACTCAGAGCCAGTACTCTTTGCGCTCTTCCCGAACTCCCTCACCGGCCATAAGCGCACGGTTGAGCTGCCAACCCGCCTCAGCGAAGAGGTCGACTACGAGGCAGAGCTCGGCGTCATCATCGGCACAGAGGCCAAGAACGTGTCGGTTGAGGATGCCCTCGACTACGTCTTTGGCTACACGGTTGTGAACGACATCACGGCCCGAAACCTGCAGTTCCAGGAACCCCAGTGGTGCCGCTGCAAATCGTTCGATGGTTTCACGCCGACGGGCCCGGTCGTTGTTACCTCCGACGAGATCCCCGACCCGCAGCAGACATGGATTCGCACGGTGGTAAACGGCGTCACGGTCCAGGATTCTTCGGCAAGCAACATGATCCGCTCGGTTGCCCAGCTCGTCTCGTCTCTCTCGCAAGAGACAACGCTGAAGCCGGGAACGCTCATTTCTACCGGCTCCCCCGGTGGCGCCGGCCGCTCGCGCAAGCCCCCGCTGTACCTTGGCGACGGAACCGTTGTGACGGTTTCGGTGGATGCCATCGGTGAGCTCACCTCGCACTGCGTCGCGATCTAG
- a CDS encoding bifunctional riboflavin kinase/FAD synthetase, which produces MNIYTDLSQIPADFPRSAVAVGKFDAVHLGHQRILQQLQQIAADKGLASVVFTFENNPLSVVAPEACPEALLSPAQKLERISEQGVDATVMVPFDRELASQSADNFVQHILCDTLHVSHVLVGADFRYGHKGAGNTQTLITAGERLGFTVDVVSDVVAAPGSGRVSATMIRSALDVGDVETAAGLLGRPHSVRGEVVHGAKRGRELGFPTANLAFDSEGLVPADGVYAGWLLTEGERLPAAISVGTNPTFDDVLRRQVEAFVLDRTIDLYDRVVEIEFVARLRGMVAFDSLPALIEQMNADVSTARVTLGLTTR; this is translated from the coding sequence GTGAATATCTACACTGATCTCTCTCAGATTCCCGCGGATTTTCCGCGCTCAGCAGTAGCCGTTGGCAAGTTTGACGCCGTGCACCTTGGGCACCAGCGCATCCTGCAGCAGTTGCAACAGATTGCCGCAGACAAGGGCCTCGCATCCGTCGTCTTCACCTTTGAAAACAACCCCCTGAGCGTTGTTGCGCCCGAGGCCTGCCCAGAGGCGCTTTTGAGCCCGGCCCAAAAACTTGAACGGATTTCGGAACAGGGTGTTGACGCCACCGTCATGGTGCCGTTTGATCGCGAACTTGCCTCGCAATCGGCCGACAACTTCGTGCAGCACATTCTCTGCGACACGCTGCACGTCTCGCACGTGCTCGTTGGCGCCGATTTCCGATACGGGCACAAGGGCGCAGGGAATACCCAAACGCTGATAACCGCCGGTGAGCGCCTCGGCTTCACCGTTGATGTTGTCTCTGACGTTGTTGCCGCTCCCGGAAGCGGACGCGTCTCCGCAACCATGATTCGTTCTGCGCTTGATGTTGGCGATGTTGAGACAGCTGCCGGCTTGCTCGGCCGCCCGCACAGCGTTCGAGGCGAGGTTGTCCACGGTGCAAAGCGCGGTCGCGAGCTCGGTTTCCCGACGGCAAACCTTGCTTTTGACTCCGAAGGCCTTGTGCCGGCCGATGGCGTCTACGCCGGTTGGTTGCTCACCGAGGGGGAGCGGCTTCCTGCAGCCATCTCCGTTGGCACAAATCCGACGTTCGACGACGTGCTGCGGCGCCAGGTTGAGGCCTTTGTGCTCGACCGAACAATAGACCTGTACGACCGCGTGGTCGAAATAGAATTTGTCGCACGGCTGCGGGGCATGGTTGCCTTTGACTCGCTCCCCGCCCTGATCGAGCAGATGAACGCCGACGTCTCCACGGCGCGCGTCACCTTGGGGTTGACGACCCGATGA
- a CDS encoding CynX/NimT family MFS transporter has translation MTTLAAPSGSRAGRILVLVAVLLMSANLRSAVASMSPIFVFIGQDMALSVSAIAVLGMMPPLLFALCGVFTPVLVRRTSLETATVVALVVQAIGLVVRTVAPESSVLILGSALVFGGIGMGNVLLPPLIKRHFPDHIAVMTSVYLTLMAIGTFVPAFMAVPVAEAAGWRASSGVWALLGLIAIVPWVIIAVQQRRAHVQALSDDGPAVEEAEPAVLGKMWRSPVAWAITIVFSVSSMNAYLMFSWLPSMLIDTAGLSAGEAGALMGVFAFMGMPTALLVPMIATRLGSVSKIIYFGVICGLIGYAGLWLLPTTATWVWVVLLGLIPTLFPVALLLVNRRTRSHRSAVALSGFAQSVGYCLGGLGPLLVGVLHDVTGGWTTSYVVMMVLLLAAVWAARVLRVPRPVEADWEK, from the coding sequence ATGACAACTCTCGCGGCACCTTCGGGGTCGAGGGCCGGTCGCATCCTCGTGCTTGTGGCCGTCCTGCTGATGTCAGCCAACCTTCGCAGCGCAGTGGCATCCATGTCGCCAATCTTTGTATTCATCGGTCAAGACATGGCGCTGAGCGTTTCTGCCATTGCCGTGCTTGGGATGATGCCACCGCTCCTGTTTGCGCTCTGCGGGGTTTTCACGCCCGTGCTTGTGCGTCGTACCTCGCTTGAGACGGCAACGGTTGTTGCCCTTGTTGTGCAGGCGATTGGGCTCGTGGTGCGCACGGTTGCGCCGGAGAGCAGCGTGCTCATTCTTGGCAGCGCCCTCGTTTTTGGCGGAATCGGAATGGGCAACGTCTTGCTACCGCCGCTCATCAAGCGTCACTTCCCCGACCACATCGCAGTGATGACATCGGTGTATCTCACGCTCATGGCAATCGGCACGTTTGTTCCGGCCTTCATGGCGGTGCCCGTTGCCGAGGCTGCCGGATGGCGCGCCTCAAGCGGGGTTTGGGCGTTGCTTGGCCTCATCGCAATCGTGCCGTGGGTCATTATCGCGGTGCAGCAGCGGCGCGCTCACGTCCAGGCGCTGAGTGACGACGGCCCAGCCGTTGAGGAGGCAGAGCCTGCCGTGCTCGGCAAGATGTGGCGTTCGCCCGTCGCCTGGGCCATCACGATTGTATTCTCCGTTTCGAGTATGAACGCGTATCTCATGTTTTCGTGGCTGCCGTCAATGCTGATAGATACGGCGGGCCTGAGCGCGGGCGAGGCTGGTGCGCTCATGGGCGTCTTCGCTTTCATGGGGATGCCAACCGCCCTGCTTGTACCAATGATCGCTACCCGACTCGGTTCGGTGAGCAAGATCATTTACTTTGGCGTGATCTGCGGTCTTATTGGATACGCTGGTCTCTGGCTGCTACCAACGACCGCCACCTGGGTGTGGGTCGTGCTGCTTGGTCTCATCCCGACCCTCTTTCCCGTCGCCCTGCTGCTCGTCAATCGACGCACCCGAAGCCACAGAAGCGCGGTTGCGCTCAGCGGCTTCGCACAGTCGGTTGGCTACTGCCTTGGTGGGCTTGGTCCGCTCCTTGTTGGTGTGCTGCACGACGTCACTGGCGGCTGGACGACATCCTACGTTGTCATGATGGTGCTGCTCCTTGCCGCCGTCTGGGCTGCCAGAGTACTGCGTGTGCCGCGGCCGGTAGAGGCCGACTGGGAGAAGTAG
- a CDS encoding PrsW family intramembrane metalloprotease, producing the protein MTSPLLHEQRINAPANQVVFLQPTGYAQPAVKKNAGFVVAIIALVLLAFIFIAVVAFMMSFLGSGAVIGCSLVALIPLTVVLLTAAWVDRWEPEPRLALAFAFLWGAGMSVLLSLLVDTAVQVSLMVTGATGSEVMSTVVQAPLVEEASKGAGLLLVLLVWRKTFDGVVDGLVYAMVIAAGFAFTENILYFGDALATSGSMGLTETFVLRGILSPFAHAMFTACTGFALGFAVSRGGGYRIPTYFVVGLAGAISLHALWNGSTYVNFFALYALVQVPMFSLCIWFVFIVRRQERLLTERRLMEYAAAGWFSPGEVHMLATKKGRAGAKRWAKLQDEPHRRAMQALLSQSTRLAYTRQRIVTGHDRAGSIALEAELLRSTAELRRFLSGDFR; encoded by the coding sequence ATGACCTCACCGTTGCTGCACGAGCAGCGTATCAACGCGCCCGCCAACCAAGTGGTGTTTTTGCAGCCAACTGGGTACGCACAACCGGCCGTGAAAAAGAACGCCGGATTTGTTGTTGCGATTATTGCGCTTGTGCTGTTGGCCTTCATCTTCATCGCCGTTGTTGCGTTCATGATGAGTTTCCTCGGGTCTGGCGCCGTCATCGGATGCTCGCTTGTGGCGCTGATCCCACTCACCGTTGTCCTGCTCACGGCGGCCTGGGTCGACCGGTGGGAGCCTGAGCCCCGTCTTGCCCTTGCCTTTGCGTTTTTATGGGGTGCCGGGATGTCAGTGCTCCTGTCCCTGCTTGTGGATACCGCGGTGCAGGTGAGCCTCATGGTGACGGGGGCCACCGGGTCTGAGGTCATGAGCACGGTTGTGCAAGCTCCACTCGTTGAAGAAGCGTCAAAGGGGGCAGGGCTCTTGCTTGTCCTGCTCGTCTGGCGCAAGACGTTTGACGGTGTGGTTGACGGCCTTGTGTACGCGATGGTCATCGCTGCGGGGTTTGCCTTCACCGAGAACATCCTCTACTTTGGCGATGCGCTTGCGACGAGCGGAAGCATGGGGCTCACCGAGACATTTGTGCTGCGCGGCATCCTCTCGCCGTTTGCTCACGCCATGTTTACCGCGTGCACAGGGTTTGCACTTGGCTTTGCGGTGAGCAGGGGCGGCGGCTACCGCATCCCAACGTATTTTGTTGTTGGCCTTGCTGGCGCTATTTCGCTTCACGCGCTTTGGAACGGCTCAACGTACGTCAATTTCTTTGCCCTGTATGCGCTTGTTCAGGTGCCGATGTTTTCGCTCTGCATCTGGTTTGTGTTTATCGTGCGTCGCCAAGAGCGACTGCTCACGGAGCGGCGCCTCATGGAATATGCCGCTGCCGGATGGTTTAGCCCAGGCGAAGTCCACATGCTTGCGACGAAAAAGGGGCGGGCCGGGGCGAAGCGCTGGGCAAAGTTGCAGGATGAGCCGCACCGCCGTGCGATGCAGGCCCTCCTGAGCCAGTCGACGCGCCTCGCATACACCCGGCAGCGGATCGTAACGGGACACGACCGTGCCGGCTCGATCGCCCTTGAAGCCGAGCTGCTGCGAAGCACCGCTGAACTCAGGCGATTCCTATCGGGAGACTTTAGGTAG
- a CDS encoding GNAT family N-acetyltransferase — MTEPLHTERLMLRLMRADDLNDIYSYQSDPDACRYLPYEPRSREAVRQNLEVHSKRNTIAEPGDYLRLAIQSRLTSKVLGELYFRLDSTVNRSAEVGWALHPEQHGKGFAAEAASALLDFAFDRVGIHRIFAKLDVRNSASAELCTRLGMRREALFIDDEFAKGEWTSTAIYAVLEREWAARQS; from the coding sequence ATGACCGAACCACTGCACACGGAACGGCTCATGCTGCGCCTCATGAGGGCTGACGATCTGAATGACATTTATTCGTACCAGTCAGACCCAGACGCCTGCCGTTACCTGCCCTACGAGCCACGGAGCAGGGAGGCCGTTCGGCAAAATCTTGAGGTGCACTCCAAGCGCAACACTATTGCCGAGCCTGGCGACTACCTCAGGCTTGCCATCCAAAGCCGCCTGACAAGCAAGGTGCTTGGTGAGCTGTATTTTCGGCTCGACAGCACGGTCAACCGCTCTGCCGAGGTTGGCTGGGCGCTGCATCCAGAACAGCACGGCAAGGGATTCGCGGCCGAGGCCGCCAGCGCCCTGCTCGATTTTGCGTTTGACCGGGTTGGCATCCACCGCATCTTCGCGAAGCTCGACGTACGCAACTCGGCCTCTGCCGAACTGTGCACTCGATTAGGGATGCGAAGGGAGGCGCTGTTCATCGACGACGAGTTCGCAAAGGGCGAGTGGACGAGCACCGCCATCTACGCAGTGCTTGAGCGGGAGTGGGCCGCTCGCCAGTCATGA